A single genomic interval of Panthera uncia isolate 11264 chromosome A1 unlocalized genomic scaffold, Puncia_PCG_1.0 HiC_scaffold_17, whole genome shotgun sequence harbors:
- the N4BP3 gene encoding NEDD4-binding protein 3, whose protein sequence is MATALGPAGIAMGSVGSLLERQDLSPEELRAALAGPRGSRQPDGLLRKGLGQRELLSYLHLPKKDSKTAKRAPRNESADYTTLYYREHPRAGDFSKTSLPERGRFDKCRIRPSVFKPVAGAGKGFLSMQSLAAHKGQKLWRSNGSLHTLACHPPLSPGPRTSQAQARAQLLHALSLDEGGPEPEPSLSDSSSGGSFGRSPGTGPGPFSSSLGHINHLGGSLDRASRVPKEAGPLAMLSCLPEPPPPYEFSCPTAEEVVALLPDTCEDLKRGLGDEDGSNPFTQVLEERQRLWLSELKRLYVERLHEVAQKAERSERNLQLQLFMAQQEQRRLRKELRAQQGLGPEPRPPGALPDADPNTRPEEEARWEVCQKTAEISLLKQQLREAQAELAQKLAEIFSLKTQLRGSRAQAQAQDAELAQLREAVRSLQEQGSREEAQGSCETDDCKSRGLLGEAGGSSEAAGGAEQLRAQLVQERLRAQEQALCFERERRTWQEEKERVLRYQREIQGGYLDMYRRNQALEQELRALREPPAPWSPRLESSKI, encoded by the exons ATGGCCACAGCCCTGGGCCCTGCTGGCATTGCCATGGGCAGCGTGGGCAGCCTGTTGGAACGGCAGGACTTGTCCCCGGAAGAGCTACGGGCAGCGCTTGCAGGGCCCCGGGGTTCCCGCCAGCCTGATGGGCTCCTCCGGAAGGGCCTGGGCCAGCGTGAGCTCCTCAGCTACCTGCACCTCCCCAAGAAGGACAGCAAGACGGCCAAGCGTGCCCCTCGGAACGAGAGTGCTGACTACACCACCCTCTACTACCGGGAGCATCCTCGAGCTGGTGACTTCAGCAAGACTTCACTGCCCGAGCGGGGTCGCTTTGACAAG TGCCGCATTCGCCCATCGGTGTTCAAGCCCGTGGCGGGCGCTGGGAAAGGCTtcctgtccatgcagagcctggcAGCCCACAAGGGCCAGAAGCTGTGGCGCAGCAATGGCAGCCTGCACACATTGGCCTGCCACCCACCCCTGAGCCCAGGGCCCCGGACCAGCCAGGCACAGGCCCGGGCCCAGCTGTTGCATGCGCTCAGCCTGGACGAGGGCGGCCCCGAGCCCGAGCCCAGCCTGTCTGACTCCTCCAGCGGGGGCAGCTTTGGCCGCAGTCCTGGCACTGGTCCTGGCCCCTTCAGCTCCTCTTTGGGCCACATTAACCACCTTGGGGGCTCCCTGGACCGGGCCTCCCGGGTCCCCAAGGAGGCTGGGCCACTGGCAATGCTGAGCTGCCTGCCCGAGCCACCGCCCCCCTATGAGTTCTCCTGCCCCACCGCCGAGGAGGTGGTGGCCCTGCTTCCCGACACCTGTGAAGATCTCAAGAGAGGCCTCGGTGATGAGGATGGCTCCAACCCTTTCACACAG GTGCTGGAAGAGCGCCAGCGGCTGTGGCTGTCCGAGCTGAAGCGCCTGTATGTGGAGAGGCTGCACGAGGTGGCTCAGAAGGCAGAGCGCAGTGAGCGCAACCTCCAGCTCCAGCTGTTCATGGCCCAGCAGGAGCAGCGGCGGCTGCGCAAAGAGCTCCGGGCACAGCAGGGCCTGGGCCCCGAGCCTCGGCCCCCCGGTGCCCTCCCGGATGCTGACCCTAACACCCGACCAGAGGAAGAAGCCCGATGGGAG gTGTGCCAGAAGACAGCGGAGATTAGCCTCTTGAAGCAGCAGCTGCGGGAGGCTCAGGCCGAGCTGGCGCAGAAGCTGGCCGAGATCTTCAGCCTCAAGACGCAACTTCGGGGCAGCCGGGCGCAGGCGCAGGCCCAGGACGCAGAGCTGGCCCAGCTGCGCGAGGCCGTGCGGAGCCTGCAGGAGCAGGGCTCTCGGGAGGAAGCCCAGGGCAGCTGTGAGACCGACGACTGCAAGAGCAGGGGGCTGCTGGGGGAGGCGGGTGGCAGCAGCGAGGCCGCAGGTGGTGCCGAGCAGCTGCGGGCCCAGCTGGTGCAGGAGCGGCTCCGCGCCCAGGAGCAGGCACTGTGCTTTGAGCGGGAGCGGCGGACGtggcaggaggagaaggaaagggtgCTGCGCTACCAGCGGGAGATCCAAGGAGGCTACCTGGACATGTACCGCCGCAACCAGGCGCTGGAACAAGAGCTGCGGGCACTGCGGGAGCCCCCAGCACCCTGGAGTCCTCGGCTGGAGTCCTCCAAGATCTGA